A DNA window from Brassica napus cultivar Da-Ae chromosome C1, Da-Ae, whole genome shotgun sequence contains the following coding sequences:
- the LOC106373904 gene encoding F-box/kelch-repeat protein At4g19330-like, with protein MEVPKESILSAPPQPSRTSFSSLPEDIVLSILARISTSHYPKLSSVSKSFRSLIPSKDLKHARSRYETRENRVYVCLQSHIHPCNHRWFSLWIKPDDHQTLTHPCNDRWVGFWTDPDQHQTLACCVSEDKTTRNLLVPIPSSYSPYLPKLYEMAGSDIYAIGGGLNPSSSTTVRVCKELVGEWREAPSMMVARKNAFTCSLNGKIYVIGGCESGESECWAEVFDPKTQTWEPLPDPGTRLRFSSIKNLDAQQGRIYLRTNKKNFVYLIEENRWEVVDENIGESECKVDNTWYCYANDGLHWWHETKYCEEWKLVKGLTELDLHFRRGHGMEIVSYGRKLVIFWVGLTEMLDDFPLSLPPSENFFSEIWCAVVLLERRHDDEIWGQIEWVDLVLRVPSSHTLLRCVELVQ; from the coding sequence ATGGAAGTACCAAAGGAGTCAATCCTGTCTGCTCCGCCGCAACCATCTCGGACGTCGTTTTCATCACTACCAGAGGACATCGTTTTGAGTATATTGGCTCGCATATCGACATCACATTACCCTAAACTCTCTTCTGTCTCCAAGAGCTTCCGCTCGCTCATACCCTCGAAGGACCTCAAGCATGCGCGATCCCGCTATGAAACAAGAGAAAATCGTGTTTATGTCTGCCTACAATCGCACATCCATCCGTGTAACCACAGATGGTTCAGTCTGTGGATAAAACCTGATGATCATCAAACCCTAACGCATCCTTGTAACGATAGATGGGTCGGTTTCTGGACAGACCCTGACCAGCATCAAACCCTAGCATGTTGCGTGAGCGAAGACAAAACTACCAGAAATTTGCTGGTACCAATTCCGTCTTCTTATTCTCCCTACTTACCAAAGCTCTATGAAATGGCTGGTTCAGATATATATGCAATAGGTGGCGGACTAAACCCATCGTCCTCTACCACAGTGCGGGTCTGTAAGGAGCTGGTCGGTGAATGGCGTGAAGCCCCTAGCATGATGGTTGCTCGTAAGAATGCCTTTACATGCTCCCTCAATGGGAAAATATATGTAATTGGAGGATGTGAATCAGGTGAATCTGAGTGTTGGGCTGAGGTTTTCGACCCAAAGACTCAAACATGGGAACCTTTACCGGATCCTGGCACTAGGCTCCGGTTCTCTTCCATTAAAAATCTCGACGCCCAACAAGGTAGAATTTACTTGAGGACCAATAAAAAGAACTTTGTTTACCTTATAGAAGAAAATAGGTGGGAGGTTGTTGATGAAAACATTGGGGAGAGTGAATGTAAGGTAGATAATACTTGGTACTGTTATGCTAATGATGGTTTACACTGGTGGCATGAGACAAAGTATTGTGAAGAATGGAAATTGGTCAAAGGTTTGACGGAGCTTGATCTGCATTTTAGAAGAGGACATGGAATGGAAATAGTTAGTTATGGTAGAAAACTCGTTATCTTTTGGGTTGGTTTGACAGAAATGTTAGATGATTTTCCTCTTAGCCTACCACCATCTGAAAATTTCTTTTCTGAAATTTGGTGTGCTGTGGTTTTGCTTGAAAGACGTCATGATGATGAAATTTGGGGTCAGATTGAATGGGTTGATCTTGTGCTTAGAGTCCCTTCGTCACATACACTCTTGCGCTGTGTGGAGCTAGTGCAATGA